The following is a genomic window from Calliphora vicina chromosome 5, idCalVici1.1, whole genome shotgun sequence.
acctcgatttttgacctatatctggattactaagtcattaatttagacaatatggatatctaatgacctatgcaacgacgtatataagaccatagtaagttgtacCTAcactgggtcaaaatcggaaaagaaattaaattttttttttttcaaatttaaaaaatttaaaaaaaatttaaaaaaaaaaattttaaaattttaaaaaaaaaattttaaaataacaattcaaaaaaacatttttaacaaaaaatgagaaaaacaactttgggaaaaaaaattttgtttacctaaaaatatttaaaatttgtattttgaagtataatttggtgaagtatataagattcggcacagccgaatatagctctcttacttgtttatattaaaattttcggttttggtggggaaatttccttttttcaccCCCTTGATCCGCGCCAGGTCTTGTAGCAGTTTCGTTAAATGGTTGTTACttcagctaagtagatgattgcgCTGCTGTAGCAGGagtcgttgcctagaaacaatGCTCTACCTTTTTTCCCAAGGAGTGGAGGCTGTCTAAGCTTTGCAATGATGTTAATCTCTCTACCAGGGGGAGGGGAGGTCTGGGGGCTTCTTGGATGAATTGTTTGGAGGGGGTTGAAGccacttattttttaaaactcgaaaaccatgatgaaAATTTTTCGTCCTCTTCCAGGATTTGAACCTGGGGTGCCATCAATAAAAATCATCGGTTTCGGGGTATCTACATAAACCGGGGGACGGCATAAAATGTACGTGATTATGGATTAATGAGATATtgaatatgtttttgtttattattttataatttgtacgAACTTCCTTGACACTCGTGTTGTTTACAGGCAAAGAACCATTTATGTCCTGCCCCTGGTGGCTTTGAGTGACGACCACTGATTTAAATACATTCAAGCATCGTTATAGAGAATTTTGAGTATTTAGAATTATAAaactgattaaaaatataaaaaactttgacCTTTTGTAAATGATCACGTTTGTATTTTACATGTAAATAGTTCttcctaaaatttaaaaaacacgtGTCATAATTGAGATTAAGAATCTAttctaaataactaaaaatatattcagTACTTAAGattagaatttaaattattcttaaaactaaaaactaagaagtggtttaaaaaaaatcaccaatttCTAGGATTTTGCTAGAATTTTGTCATAGAGATAGTGGGTACTTTCTTTAGCTGATAAACTTTTAATTGttagaaatatattaatttaattactaacaaatacaaacaaaataagaaaaagatggaagcaaataaaaacattattaaaaaaaaccttatcagaataataaaaaaaaacaaatattgtattttcaacaaataaacTCAGGATGTCAAAGTGAAATCACTTACGCaaatgaagatgatgatgatgatgaagattgATGtctcaaattaaataattaattcaattttctatatattccAACAGGTCCATCAAAGCTTTAAAATGGCACTATCGAAAATAGATACTGAAATGGATCAGGAGAAATATTTACGAGAAAGCACGCATCATTTTCGAGGCATAGAGAAGCCTTTGAAATATGGGCCCACCATTGAGACTCTAAACGATTTGGTTGCGGCATTGCATCAAGAATTCTCCACGAATTATGTTAACATTGAAATGGTTAATCACCTAATGCTGTCGTACAAATCAAATCCCAAGGAATGGCAAAAGTTTGCCAAATTCGATCGTTATAAATACACAAGAAATCTGGTGGATGCTGGTAATGGTAAATTTAACTTAATGATCTTGTGCTGGGGTGAAGGTCATGGCTCGACCATACACGATCATTCTGACAGCCATTGTTTTATGAAAATGCTCAAGGGTGATTTGATGGAGACCCGTTACTCATGGCCGGATATGGAAAATCAACAAGTAGATGGACATTTGCCAGAGGGAGAAGAATATGAAAATCATGATGCTTTACAGGTGTTGGGTCAAAGAACCATGGGTTTAAATGATGTGGCCTATATTAATGGTaagttattaattaattctCACCTTTTTACATTTActaatataatattattattattttctttttaattacaGATAATTTGGGTCTACATCGTGTGGAAAATCCCAGCCATTCTGATACTTCTGTTTCATTGCATTTATATTGTCCTCCTTTCCAGACATGCTCCATGTTTGAAAAATCCACCGGTAAACGTTTACAATGTACCGTTACATTCTGGAGTAAATATGGCCAAAAGATTAATCAGAACTAATATCTCCCTCTCTTATGtgcttttactattttccactctccaaaaaaaaagaaagacttAATACTCGTACatgattgttttaaattgtatattaaatattttataaatattgtttttaatttcttcgTTTAAGTTTAATATGTTTGAATATTTAAGTTTAGTTAATAAGTttcttttttacaaaacaaaaaaaaacacacacacaaattgtttaaga
Proteins encoded in this region:
- the LOC135961880 gene encoding cysteine dioxygenase type 1, with protein sequence MALSKIDTEMDQEKYLRESTHHFRGIEKPLKYGPTIETLNDLVAALHQEFSTNYVNIEMVNHLMLSYKSNPKEWQKFAKFDRYKYTRNLVDAGNGKFNLMILCWGEGHGSTIHDHSDSHCFMKMLKGDLMETRYSWPDMENQQVDGHLPEGEEYENHDALQVLGQRTMGLNDVAYINDNLGLHRVENPSHSDTSVSLHLYCPPFQTCSMFEKSTGKRLQCTVTFWSKYGQKINQN